The nucleotide window GCGGCAGCAGCACCCCCGGGATGCTCTCCAGGTACCCGAACTTGCGGCGCAGCGTCACCACGTAGCTCAGGTCCTCCGCCACCTGCACGACCACGATCGATCGACCGATCAAACCAGCAACAAGCAAGCAGCATCACATCATCATTACACAACCACTCACTCACTCGTGCGACCAAATACCACTATCAATTAAAGCCACTGCCGCTGCCACCAGTGGCAGCGCTGCACGGTCGCGCGTGCGCCACATGTTGGCTTCCCTTCTCGGGAGAGACTCCATTAAAGCCCGGTAGAATAAGACCGGCGAGCGCGCAGCGGGCTATAAACACGCGGGCTAATCCGGCTAGTAGGGGGGCGCACCTTTTTCATGGAGCCGAGCTGCACGACGCCCTCTCTGACGGCGATCAGCGCGATGGTCTGCACGCGCCACAGAGGAGAATGCATGAGAGAAAGAAATAGGAGAAAAGAAAGAAAACGATGGCGGCATCAGCTTTCAGCTGAGCTAGCTGCATGCGGCGCGGGAAACGATGCGGCAGCAGAGAAGGCATCGAGGGGCAGAGGATGATGGAGCAGGCAGGCAGGCAGAGAGCTTTTGATCAAAAGGCCGGCGGCGATTGCGATTTGTCAAGGCAGGCGTACCTGGATTCCAGACTGGAACTGCGCCTCCCATGTCCTCGGTTGCTGCACCGGGTCAATAATTCCATGGTCATGGATGATGGTCAGTTAAGGACTGCATTAGCAAGGTAGTAAGCTGGAGGCGAATGTTTGGGGGGAGGAGGAGCGGCTTACGGAGTCGGCGGGGTTGCTCcaggaggagatgaggctgatcTCCTGCTCGGGGGGCTCCTTGAAGATCCACTTGTGGCTGTGGTCCGCCGCCACTTTCCCTATCAACCTGCAGCCAAGCGACCAAGAACAGAGAAGCAGCCGGGTTAGTGGTTACTTAACTTAACCATCATCCAGCAGCACGGGCGACCGGCCGATCGCCTGCTTAGCTGCCTAATCTGACCATAAGCCAGTTGATCTTCGCCATTAACAGTAGTATTACTGACCCTTCGCCGTAGTTGTAGATGTCGTGGGACATCTTGAAGAAGAGCTCAGGCTGCAGGCCCAGGCCCAGGCCCTGCTTGGCCTCCTGCGCAGCTGCGGCGGCAGCCTCGCAGTCCGCGTATGCAGCTGCGGCGCCGCCTGCGCCCTCTTGGCCGCAGGCGGCTGCAGAGGTGGTGGCCGCGAAGTTGCAGAAGCCGTCCTCCCACGCCAGGATCCTGGGTGCAAGAAACCAAAACCCCGACACAGTAAGTCGCAGACGACGGTAAAAAAGACTTGGGGTGGTCTGCGTATGCGCGTACCAGTTCCTCCTGTTTCCTCTGGTCCTGTCATACGCCACACCTGGGAGATCCCATCTGCTCAAACAAACGGACAGAGCGAGCAAAGAGATTAGTAATCACCAAAGGGAGTGCGTCAGGACATTGGTTGATGGCGGTGGCGGCCATGGTTTACAGGCGCGGGATGAAGATGATGGATGGAGGAaaggaaggaaggggaggagCTAGAAGGCAGGGCTCACTTGGGTGGAGGGTAGTTCCGGGGGAGGATGCGCCAGAAGACGGCGTAGACCCACTGCGAGGCGTCGCTGGTGCAGAGGCTCCGGAGCGTGTGCTGCAGCAGGTGCGTCACCGCCACCGGGCTCAGCTGCTCCTCcattgccgccgccgccacgagcAGCCGGAGACGAGATTCAGCAGCGGGGAGCGGAAAAGGAGAGGCCGATCGGGAGTACTGGAGAACTGGCGCTAAGCTCTAGCTCGCTTGCTTAGCTTGATGCTGGACTGGACTCCCTTTCTTTCCCGTGTGTGATCTCTCCGTATGGCTGTGAGAGGCGAGGCCACCATCGAATGAGAGCGCCACACTTGCCCGAAATTTATACCCCCTCCCCCCTCGAGAGAGGGACTGAAGATGATGGGGGACTGCTGCTTGGGAGTATAAGCTAATAAAAAAATGTGTACTACCCGGCTTTTCCCAGGGTCCACATTTTGGTTCATATTATTAGTTGTGGGAGGGAAGAATGAGAAAATTCTGCTTGTGTTTTTGGTCCTTGGATCGAGTTGATCCCAACTGTCCCCTTCATGCCCACACACGCAACGCAGCGCAGGGCTCCTCAAAATATAGAGAGAGGACTGTTGTTGGTACGGCTTCTTGCGGATTAATTGCGGTGCTCGGATGGGAATCGCTGAATACTCCGCCGCGCTCCATCCCGCCTCGCCCATGCATTGCGTTCCCGGCTTGTCTTTTCTTGTATGCTTGTTCTGGTATATTTATCCATAGAGCAAGTGTTACGCACGTCTTCAAACTTTGATCAGGTAAGCGAACAGCGAGGGATGTAAGTGTGATTTAAGTTAATAAAGCTAGCGCTTTTTCTAGAAAAATGAGACGAGATGAGTTTTGTGATGCATGTGCTACcgtgctagctagctagctatgCGCCGTAGCATTGCCCCAAAGTTACTGAAAGTGCTAAAGAAGGAAGTCGTAGCATTTCCCCCCCAATTCACCGTGAGGAAACAGAGCAAAGGACATATAGGTTCCTATAGTTGCACGTTGGCTCTGTTAGAAAAGGCGAAGTCTAGTGACGCCTAGGGCATCTACAACCACAAGTAACAAACTCCATCCCCCAAACGCCCGTAGACGTGCCTGGACGGACAATGACCGGACAGCACGCAACAATCATCCGTTGCATCCATATACTCCCTCAAACTTGAAACCTTAAATCCATACAAGCCATGTAGATTAAAAACCTATGTATTACGTAGGTACCCTATATACCCATCGTCCAACATGTCCACGGTCTCCGTGCCCGGCTCCAGGTAGATGGGCACGTGCGGCAGCTCTGGCTCGTCGCCGACGAACTAGAGGCGTCGAGCTCGTCGATTTCTGCCCTTTGCTATCAGATGTAGTGTCGGTTGGCCTCCACATAGGCCTCGTCCCGGATGGACTCGACGATGGAGGTCTGCTGCACCATCTCCTCTGTCTGGGAGACCTTGAACTCCGCCATGGTGTCCTCCATGGCGAAGCCCGTAGCCAACACCTCCtccttcggctccgcccactccATGGGCTAGGGATCCTGCTCCGTCCCGCTGCTACccccctcctcttcctcctcgtccgCCTCCACCTCCGGCGAATCCGGAGGCAGACCGGTGGTGACATGAGCAGCACGCCTTGCAAGGATCTTGTCATGGATTTAACACGACATATgccctagtgaaaggacttaggtgtggagccatcgcactaggttagcttaaagggattgaacgggacaaaggacacaaggagtttacccaggtttggcccttctcaacgaggtaaaagcctacgtcctgcttctagttgtattgcttgagtttcgaatacaagggagcgaatacgcttgacctagttctcgattGTGTGTCTCTTTAGttaaaccgctgccgggtctcacctttatatacacaggtagAGACCTggcggcttacagagtcccggccggcttaCACAACGTAACCGGCTCGGTTTTTGACTAGCCCTGCCTTACAGAGCAAGTCTTCCTACGGCGGTTCACATCCCTGGTcctgggcctttagcaggcctgCCTCCATGAGCCGCCGTCTTCTTATCTCTCCCTGGGCCTCCTTTAGGTTAAGCCGCCAATGGTATAActcggcccctcctgggcgggtcatacctcgaagctatatccccaacattaggcctcAGGTTGATTGgaacttgttcatatcaatctCCACTGTCTAACTTAGCAGAATGTATCATTATCAATTCCTTATCAATCCTctataacccgccatgacgtcacaTAGCAGAATCATTTTAACCTGCCATGACATCATGTGCATTAAATCCGCACAAGACCCAGCATATCTCAATGGATCCTTATCTTATTGGACCTCCCGAAAATCGAGGCGCCTGTATTGGTAATATAATCATTTTGCCTCCATGATTTCTGCGCATGCCATCTTATCACTCCCTTATAAATAGGGACAGGGGGGCCTCTTCTTCACTTTTCACCCATGCCTCTTCCTTTTCATCTCCTTCCTTGCGACGCCTCTGCGacccgagctccgccgccgtcgtcgaCCTTCTTCAACAGCTCGACCCAGGCCGCCGCATCAACCTGATTGTATCCAGAGAACGGCGGCGCTCCTTCGCTGATCACCTGCCTCGTTAGGTACTCCCTTCTCTCTACTTTCCATATGCATTAGGGTTTCCTCTGTTCGTCAGCGTTCATCGGCGTTCATCGTAATTCTCTTCGCCAATGCTTACTTTGATCGAAAAGGTAGTAGGGGAGTTGTGCGGTAGCAGCTTTAGCATCTGTTCCGATCATAGATGCATCCTATCTTCCTTAGATCCAAACCCAGCTTGCACGTTCTTCCACTCACATGTTTAAGTTCAGTAATTATTCTCCTTTTCTGCACTGTTGTAGTTCCGTAAATATAATCCACCATTTGCGGAAATGTTTGTCCAACACTTAGAGAAATTTTACTCCATTTCCAGATCTTATAATCATCCGTCCGACCACTCGCTGTATGGGCGGCTCAAATATAGATATGCTGTAACCCGGAAAAACACCAGCCGGCTCTTTGATAGAACATTTAAACCGCCGATATATGTCCAATATCTGTATCACCCAGTTTTTCCTTGTCGGCTTAATCATGCCAATCTCTTCTGCCATAACATGTAATATTTGCACCTGAACCAATTTGCTTTATTAAACTTGCTTTCCTCTGACTATAAGGCGGCTTACTTTCATAAATTTGACCCACGAGTATCTCATTGTCAGGCTTTTTATTGAAAAAATGACTAAGACCGTGACTGCATGCAACTGGACCGCTTCAACCATTACAGAGCAAACCCTGAACGAATATGTTCAAACAGGCATCTTAGCGGCCAAGGATGTTATCCACTGGCGACCTTCGGGGACGGAGATCAGACCTGAGCCAAAGGAAGGCGAGGTCGTGGTTTTTTGCTGATCATATGCTTTGGGACTTTTCTCCACCCGGCTCAAGATTCTTTCGTGATGTTCTGCACCTTTTCCAACTTCACCCTCAAGACATCGGCCCAAACTCTGTTTCCaacatctgtaacttccaagtTTTTTGCGAAGTATACTTTCAAGAGGAGCACAATGTTGATCTTTTCAGAGAGCACTATTATTTGAACCGCCAGACCGAGTTCACAGATGGGCCTAGCTTAGAACTTGGGGGAATTTCCATTCAAAGGCGCAAAGAGGCCACCTTCCCTTCAGCCGCACTTCCTAGTCACCCTAAAGACTGGAACCAAACCTGGTTTTATTGTCAAGATACATCTCCAGCTGATGTGAATCCTCTGTCCGTGTCATGGTGGGCGCACGATATATGCCATGGGATGGCTAAAGACATGATGAGGCTCGAGGGCACTGGTGGGCTCCGGAGGCGAGGTCGGCATGAGCGAGTGCGGGACgcaagacatacccaggttcggggctctccggagagataacacccctagtcctgccgagtgtggtttatattgttggggaacgttgcagaaaacaaaaattttcctactcgtttcaccaagatctatctaggagttcatctaacaacgagtcatcagatgcatctacatacctttgtagatcgtgtgcggaagcgttcagagaacggtgatgatgtagtcgtacacgacgtgatccaaatcaccgatgaccaagcgccgaacggacggcacctccgcgttcaacacacgtacgggacgggagacgtctcctcctacttgatccagcaaggggggaggagaggttgatgaagatccagcagcacgacggtgtggtgatggatgcagggcgtcacagtagcagggcttcgcctatactacgagagagagacgtaacggggagagagggaggcgccaggggctggtgtatcaagtccctcctctcccccactatatataggagggccaaggggggtggtgcgcagcctaggagatccaatctcctaggtgcggcggccaaggggaggtttccct belongs to Triticum urartu cultivar G1812 chromosome 7, Tu2.1, whole genome shotgun sequence and includes:
- the LOC125520386 gene encoding protein RICE SALT SENSITIVE 3, encoding MEEQLSPVAVTHLLQHTLRSLCTSDASQWVYAVFWRILPRNYPPPKWDLPGVAYDRTRGNRRNWILAWEDGFCNFAATTSAAACGQEGAGGAAAAYADCEAAAAAAQEAKQGLGLGLQPELFFKMSHDIYNYGEGLIGKVAADHSHKWIFKEPPEQEISLISSWSNPADSQPRTWEAQFQSGIQTIALIAVREGVVQLGSMKKVAEDLSYVVTLRRKFGYLESIPGVLLPHPSSAGVFPVADVAAAGWPGMMPPPDMYVDPYVPGPAPMHIMPSMSSLEALLSKLPSVVPAPPQPPGSMPGVAPPSDAAAKEEAEEDYNAHCHAMDMSSVPSNGGESTSTSAAANAATPMSSYFLDVGGKPSEAGF